GCGCCTCGGCGAACGTCGCGCCGACGTCGAGCGGCGACGGCAGGTTCGGGATCAACCCGAGGACCGTCGTCGCGAGCGCCCAGAGCAAGAAGACGACCACGACCGAGACGAATCGTCGTCCCCACTGGGCCGGGTCGAACCCCGAGACGCGCTCTGCGACCGCCATCACTGGGCCTCTGCCTGTTCGAGCGCGCGCTCGGCCTCGGCGTGGATGAGGTCGAGCGCACGACGTTTCACGCGCGTGAACTCGTCGGTGGTGACCATGTCGAGCGTGCGCGGGCGCTCCAGATCGACGTCGAGCACTTCCTTGACCTGGCCGGGGCGAGCGCTCATCACGACGACCCTGTCGGCGAGGAAGATGGCCTCCTCGACGTCGTGGGTGATGAAGAGGACTGTTCTGTCCTCGTCGCCCCAGACGTCGAGCAGGTTCTCCTGCATCAACTCCTTGGTCATCGCGTCCAGCCCACTGAACGGCTCGTCCATCAGCATGATGTCCGGGTCGTTCGCCAGTAGGCGGGCGAGTTCGGCGCGCTGTTGCATCCCGCCGGATAGCTCGTGGGGATAGGAGTTTTCGAACCCGTCGAGTCCCATCTCGTCGATGAGCGACGCCACGCGCTCGTCGTCGACGGCGTTTCGCATCTCGGGACCGAAGCGGACGTTCTCGGCGATGGTCTTCCACGGAAAGAGTCGATTCGACTGGAAGACCACTCCCCGCGAGGGGTCCGGCTCTGTGACGCGCTCGCCGTCGACACGGACCTCACCTTCGGTCGGCTGGAGATAGCCCGCCACACACTCCATGACGGTGCTCTTCCCACAGCCCGATGGCCCGAGCACGGTGACGAACTCGCCGGCCCCGATGTCGAGGCTCATCTCCTCGACGGCGACGACGCTGTCGCCGTCCGGGTCGTAGATCTTGGTCAGGTCGTCGATGTCGACCGCGCCGGTGGCCGACCCCGTGCCGGTCGTCGGCTGCTGGACGTCGGCCGCGCTCCGTTGGGTGGTTTCTGTGCGCTGTGCGCCGCCGTCGGCTTCGATGTCGTCGTTGCTGTCGTTCATGGGTATCTGGTCAGTTGGTTTCGCGTCGGTTCCACGCCGTTGCCCGGTTGCCGAGTCGCGTGACGAGCGCCGAGGAGGCGTACCCCAGAATGCCGATGGCGATCATCCCGACGAGCACGTCGTCGGTCGCGAGCAGTCGGTAGGCCTGATAGATGGAGTAGCCAAGCCCGAAGTTGCCGGCGATGATCTCGGCGGCGACGACCGTGATCCAGCCCAGCCCGATGCCGAGCGAGACGCCGGTGAGGATCGACGGTAGCGTCGCCGGGAAGATGACCTCGCGGAACACCTGCCTGCCTTCGGCACCGAGACTTTTCGCCGCGCGGACGTACTCGGTCTCGACGGTGTTGACGCCCTCGATGGTGTTGACGAGGATCGGGAAGAACGCGCCGATGAACACGACGAACACCACGGCGAAGCTGAGCTGGATGCTCAGAATCGTCACCGAGGGCAACAGCAGGATGCTGATGGGCACCCACGCGACCGGCGGAATCGGACGAAAGAGTTCGAGCGCCGGGAAGGTGAACTCCCTGAACCGCTGGCTCGTCCCGATGGCGAGGCCGAGCGGGATGGCGAGTGCGGTCGCCACGCCGACGCCGACGGCCACCCGGAAGGTGGAGTAGGCGGCGTGGAGGTAGATGGTGCCGCCGCTGGCGATCGGCTCGCCGGCGAGATACGTGGCGAACAGCGCCAGCGTCTCGACCGGTCCCGAGAGGAACTCGAAGCCGAGCACGCCGAAATTGACGAGCGCCCACCACACCAGCAGAAAGCCCACCATCGAGGCGGCCTGTCGCACCCGCCGGGGAATCCGGTCGAGACCGACGAGTCCGTCCTCGAAGCGCTCGGCGACCGTTCGCGTGCTCATCCCCAGCCTCCCACGCGGGCGCTCGCGTTGCTGGCGTTCCCGCCGCCGAAGCGCTTGGGACCGGTTTCGACACCGAGTTCATCGGCGGCCTGTTTCGTGAGGGCGGCCTTGTATCGGTCCTTGGACGGAATCGCGCCGATCGCGCCCTGCTCTTTGAGGAACTGCGGGCCGGTTCGTTTCAGCAGCTGATTGGCCTGCTTCACCGTCGTGAAGTCGGTGACCAGTTCGAGCCGGTTCACGCCGTTGCCGAGCTTGAGGGTGCGATAGAGCGAGGCTCTGAGCGTCGCACGGTCGTACGTGCTCAGGTCGCCCTCTTGGGCCACGAGGTCGAGCGTTCGCTCGGGCTGGGTGGCCATGATGCGTTTGGCTTCGAGTTCGGCCTTCAGCCAGCCGACGGCGGCCGCGCGGTCGTTTTCGATGAGCGAGTCGGGCATGATGATGCCAGCCGCATCCACCGTATCGAACTCCGCACCGGTGACGAGATAGCGCGCCTCGTCCTCCTGGAAGACCGCGCGCGCCATGTTCGGTTCCCAGCCGAAGCCGACCGGAAGGGAGCCCTGCCGGATCTCGGCGAGGATGTTCCCGATACCGTTGTCGACCAGTCGCGGGCTGACGCCCGTCTGTTCGACGACGTTCAAGTAGAAGCGATGGGTGCAACTACCCGTCGTGACCGCGACGTCCTTGCCGCCCATCCCTGCCGCTTTCGTGATGGGCGAGTTCTTCGGGACGACGGCGAGGTTACACTGCTGGCCCTCCGAGAAGCCGGCCGTGGCGACCGCACTCACTGGCGTCTTGTCGTTCGCTATCGCGGTGATCGTCGGCATGTCGCCGGTGTAGCCCACCTGATTCTTGCCGGCGATGAGCCGCGTTCCCACGATGGAACCCTGTAGCGCCGAATCCCACTGCTTGACCGAGTAGCCTTTCGGGAGATGCTTCTCGGCCAATCCGCCGTTCTTGATGACCAGCGCCGACCACGCCTCCGCGTAGTAGGGCTGGTAGCCGATGGTCAGTTCGCGGCCCGCGGAAGCTGCACTGCCGAGACAGCCCGCAAGTAGCCCCGTCGTCCCGATGGCCGCTCCCTGAAGGAACCGCCGACGAGAACTGGCCGTCGATGCCTCTGCCGGTCGTCGATAGTGTTGTTCGTTCATGTGTTGATCGGTGCCGTTCACGCCCCAATACATCGCCAACGGTATGCTGGCTCGCTTTTGACCGGGAACCGCCACATCCGGTTTCTAAGTTACCTGTGAGATATTATTGGGATGGGTTTAAATAACATTGTTGCTTTCGTCCGCAAGCGACAACAGCCGCGACGGCCGCGATTCAGTCCAGCTCGCCCGTCCGAATCGTCTGTTCCGCCGCTTCGAGCGCTTCCTCACGGTCGAACTCGTCGATGGCTCGCTCGCGGTCGGCGGCCGAACGGTCGGCCAACGCGCGGGCGTGGGCGGCGATGTTCGGGATCGCACGGACGAGGTTGTCGACGACGGGCACGGCGGCGACCTGCGGCGAGCGCGAGAGCGGGTTGAGGTCGACGACCACTTCCACTTTCCCCATCTCGTCGAGCGCTTCGGCACGGTCGCCGTCCTCCAGGGGGACGAGCACGACGTCGGCGGCATGAATACCGTCGGCAGCGACTTTCGCGCGCTCGCTTGCGAGACCGGGAATCCGTGCGTCCGCATGCTCTCCTTCGACCTCCGTAGCCCCGTGTGCGCGGAGGTGGTCGGCGATGGCGGCGACGCGCTCGTCGGTGCGATTGAAGAGGTTCACCTCGATGGTCGCCCCCGTCGCGTCGGCGAGGGCGACGATCCCGTCGGGCACCAGCGCCGCGGCGTTGCCGTTGACCGAGATGACGGGTTGTTCCGCACGAAGGAGATGGGCGGCGGCGGCGCGCTCGGCGCGCTCGGCGCTCGGGATGGTTCGCTCGCCGAGCAGGTAGTCGAAGGCCTCGCCGCGCCCCTCGGCGATGAGTCCCTGCTTGTGAGTGAGGCCGGCATCGACACCGGCTTCGATGCGATGGCGGGTGCGGAGCGAGTCGCTGCGGGGATGCTCGTCGGGCACCTCGGTCGTCATGGCCACACTGCGCGGCCGCTCGGCAAAAGCCTTACACCAGTCGTGCGCCCGCACGATCGATGTCGCAGACCGCCGGGTCGTAGCCCGCGTCGGTCAATCCGTCGCCGAGGGCGACCACCGTCTCGCCGAGCATCGCCATCGCCGCCTCGCCATCGACGTCGAGAACCGCGTCGATGGCGCGCTCCACCGGCGGGGTGAGCAGATCCGCTCCCTCGGCGAACGCCCGCGAACACGCGAACAGTCGAGGAAGGGTCGGCTCGTCGAGCAGATCCGTGAGCGCCCGCTCGCCGGCCCGTGTGAGTTCGTCGACGTCGCCGCCGATGATCTCGCCCGTCGAGCGCCCGCCGAAGGAGACGTACTCGATTCGTGTGGGTGGGGCGGTAATCCCGTCGAGGGTACCGTGTCCGGATGCGCCCGGTTCGCGCCTGAGGGGGACCCCGCCGCGGGCCTGTGCGACCACGTCCCCGAGACCGGTGCCCGCTGCGACCTCCGCCGCGTGGGCAGTCGTGACGAGTTCGTTTTCCGTCCGGCCGAGGCCGAACGCCTGATTCGCGGCGAGCGCCGCGCCGAGCGCCGCCCCGCCCGAGACGCCGAAGCCGGCGCTCACCGGCAGTTCGGACTCGATTTCGACCGCCGCGTGCACGCCGAGTTCGTCGAGTGTGCGCGCCACCGCGTCCATCGCGACCGTCTCGCCGTCGAGGACGACCGTCGTCTCGGGGGCAGCCGCGAGGTCGACGGTCACACCATCCGAGAGCGCGATACCCGCACCCCGTGATCCAGCCTTTCGAGGGTTTTCGGCCGGATGGACGCTGAACAGCCCCGTGACGTGACCGGGAACGAACGCCCGTGGCTGGGTGTCCCCGCTCCGTCGGTGTGTTGGGGCCGCCATATCGGGGGTCTGGGCGACCGGCGGCATAAACCCGTCAGATTCCGACGCCGGCGACTGCCTGCGACAGGGTTTTGCCCCGGTCGCTGCCATCCTCGCATCCATTCGTATGAGTGACGACACGCCCGACGAGGCAGTGATACGCGAATCGACCGGCCACGCCGAATCGGGTGCACCCACGGCCGGCTGGGCGACCGGCGATCGATTCTCCTCCGAGGAGGTCTTCCAGCGCATCGTCGCCAGCGCCGACGAGGAAGTCTCCACTGGAACCCGCGAACTGCTGTTCAGCGGGCTGGCGGCCGGCTTCGCCATCGTGCTCACCTTCCTCGCTCACGCCGTCGTGAGCGCCGCATTCCCGAACAACGCACTGGTCGGCTCGCTGCTCTATCCCATCGGCTTCATGTACATCATCCTCGGGCGCTATCAGCTCTACACCGAGAACACCCTGCCGCCCGTAGCGCTCCTGTTGACACGGCTCGCGAGCTTGCCGCTGGTGGCCCGCGTCTGGACGGTCGTCCTCGTCGGCAACGTCCTCGGGGCGGCCCTCGGCGCGTTCGTCCTCGCCAACACGCACGTGCTCTCGCCGGCGGCGATGGCTGCGGGGGTGGAGTTCACGAAATCGGGTCTCGACACCGCGTGGTGGGACGTCTTCTACAAGGCGCTGTTCGCTGGGTGGCTCGTCGCTGGCGTCGTCTGGCTCGACCACGCGGTTCGGGATTCGGTCACGCGCCTGCTGCTCATCTACGTCGTCTTCTACACCATCTCGGTGACCGAACTCTACCACGTCGTCACGAGCGCCGCCGACGCGCTCTTTTACGTGTTCGTCGGCGAGGGTGCGCTCCTCGCCGTGGCCTACGAGTTCTGGCTCCCGGTACTGCTCGGTAACACCATCGGTGGCGTCGTGCTGGTCGCGCTCGTCAACTACGGACAGGCCGAACGCCAACGCTTCCCCGAGATCCGCGAGCTATCGACCCGGGAGTGGCTGTTCAGCTGGCGCGGCGGCCGCGAGCGCGCCCCGATCGACGTCGAGGATACCGGATCGGAGGGCAGCTGAGGCTTCAGAGCAACTCGACGACGGTTATCACGGCATACCCGGCACCGAGCGCGAGCGCGAGCGACCCGATCCACGCGAGCACCGTGTTGAGCATCTTACGCTTGCTGACGCCCGCCCCACCGGCCGCGAAACCGCTGCCGACCACCGCGCTGACGATAATCTCGTTGAAGGATACGGGAATGCCGAACACCACGGCGACCTGCGCGATGGCGAACGAGGGGATGAGTGCGGCGATCGACCGCCGCGGGCCGAGCGAGGAGTAGTCCTGCGCGATGGCCTTGATCATCCGTGGCGCGCCCATCCACGACCCTGCGAGCAGGCCGAATCCACCGAACGCGAGCAGCGCGAACAGCGATATCGTGATCGGCAGCGAGGTCCCGTTGACCGCCGCGAGCAGCGGTCCCACGGCCAAGCCGACCTGACTCCCGCCGGCCGAAAACGCTACCAGCGCGCCGAGTGCGAGCAGGAAGTGTTGCTCGGCACCTTCGACGCCCGATCCGAGGTCCCAGACGAGCGCGCCCGCGACCAGCAAAGCGATCGCGAGCGAGACGACGATCTGCCCGATCGTCGGCGAGACCGGGAGGCCCGCCGTTGTGGCCACGGCGATGGACGCACCCGATCCCGAACCGAGCAGCGTGAAAGGGATGTTGGCGACGATGAGGCCGACGAGCGCCCCGAGGACCGGGATGGTGTAGCGCTCGGGAACCGCCTCGTGACGGAGCACGCGCGCGGTGACGTAGGCGATGCCGCCGCCGACGAACGGCGTGAGCACCCACAGCGTGCCGATCTCGGTGTATTTCGCCCACACCGGACTGCCGCCGAGTCCGAGCCCGACGCCGACGACCGCGCCCGTCACGGTGAACGCCGTCGCGATCGGATACCCAGTAAAAATACCGACCGCGACCAACCCGGCCGCGAGCAGCAGTAACACCGTCGCGGCGGTCGGCGAGAGCGTGAGACCGCCCACCAATCCCGTCCCCACAGCGTCGGCGACGTTCGCGCCTTGGAGGATCGCTCCGAGGAGTCCGAGGATCCCAACGAGAAAGCCTGCGCGCATCACCGAGATGGCCCGCGCGCCCACCGCGGGTGCGAAGGGGGTCGACCCCGACGAGCCAGCGCCGATGGTCCACGCCATGAACAGGCTGGCGAACACCGCCACGGCGAGTATTACCACTGTGCCGAGTGCCGCCATCAGTCGGCTCCTCGACCGCGCCGGGAACCATCCATACCGACCGCGCGCCGTTCGGTTGTATCGGTCATCGACAACGGCAACGACCGCCGCGGACAAACGTCCGTGGCCGGCGACCGCATGGTGTCGTCGTGTTCGCCGTCGAGGCTCACGAGAGCGCTCACTACGGACTCAGTCGCTGACGATCACGCGGGAACAACACTGCCTCGCGGATGTTCGGGAGGTCGAGCATCGTCATCACGAGGCGCTCGCCGCCGATGGCCCAGCCGGCGTGCGGTGGCATCCCGTATCGGAACATCTTCGTGTAGTACTCGAAGGCCTCGGGGTCCAGTCCCTGGGCCTCGAACCCCTCGACGAGGTGGTCGTATCGGTGTTCACGCTGACCCCCCGAGACGAGTTCCATGTCGGGGGCCATCAGGTCGAATCCCGTCGAAAGCTCCGCATCGTCGTCGTAGTCCTTGATGTAGAACGGCTTGATCTCGCTCGGCCAGTCGGTGACGAAGTAGTGGCCGCCCACGTCGTTTCCAAGAGCTTTCTCGCCTTCGGTGGGCAAATCGTCGCCCCACACCAGTTGCGTATCGAGTTCGCCGGTGGCGTTGATGCGCTCGATAGCTTCTTCGTACGTGAGCCGCGGGAACGATTCCTCGGGAACGTCGAAATCCTCGTAGCCCAGAGTTTCCAACGCCTCGGCGCAGTTTGCGGCGACGCCCTCGTAGGCCGCTTTGACGACCTGCTCGCAGGCGTCCATCGCCTCCTCGTGGTCGATGAACGCGCTCTCGAAGTCGATCGAGGTCGCCTCGTTCAGGTGCCGGGGCGTGTTGTGCTCCTCGGCGCGGAAGATCGGACCGACCTCGAAGACGCGTTCGAGCCCGCTGCCGACCATCAGCTGCTTGAAGAGCTGTGGCGACTGGTTCATGAACGCCTCCCGGCCGAAGTAGGTGATCGGGAACAATTCAGTCCCGCCCTCGGTGCCCGTGGCGACGATCTTCGGCGTCGTGATCTCCGTACAGTCCAACCCGCGGAACGCCTCGCGCGCGCTCCGGAGGACCTCGGCACGGATCTCGAAGACCGCCTTGGCTTCCTCGCGGCGCAAATCGAGCGTGCGGTTGTCGAGTCTCGTGGGCAGTTCGGCGTCGACCTTCCCCGAGGGGTCGAGCGGGAGTTCGGGGTCAGCGGGCGCGAGCACCTCCACAGTATCGGGCACGATTTCGACACCGGTTGGCGCGCGCTCCTCCTCTTCGACCGCACCGGTGACCGATACGACGCTCTCGCGCGGCACTTCGGTGCCGGTTTCGACGAGGTCGTCGTCCATCGCGTCCTTCTCGAATTTGACCTGAATCTTCCCAGTCCTGTCGCGGACGATGAGGAAGGCGATGCCACCCAGATCGCGGATCTCGTGTGCCCAGCCGGCGACCCGAACCTCTTCGCCCGGCTCGGCTCTCGCAGTAGTCGTTCGGTCGTTCATGTACGGGGATGCGCAGCGGCGGTCTTAAACGCCGTCGTTTCTCCCGCTCAGTCGATGGTGAGCGGTCCGTCCCCGCCACCGTCCGCGCCCTCGTCCCATTCGAGTTCGAACTCGACGCTCATCTCGGTGCTCCCATTAGTTTCGCGTTCGGCCTTGACCTCGAAAGTCGGTCGTGCGGGCGGGGCGAGCGTCACGCGCTGGTCGCCGGCTTCGAGCGCGATCTCCTCGCCGGCGTCGAGTCTGTCCGCCACCGTCCGCAGGTAGGCCGCAACGTCGGCGCGGTCCATCGATCGCTCGGTCTCGAAGAGTACCTCCTCGGGCATGGCATCAGTATCGCGCCGCGCGTATAGAAAGGGTTCGCATCCGCCGGACGTATCGCCTCGCTTCCAATTTCTACGGGGCGTCCGTCGCGCCGCGAACGGTCTCCCGCACGGCATCGACGCCAACATCGTGAACGAGATCGCCGACGACGATCGTATCGGCGTGTGCGCCCATTTCGCGTGCGGAGTCGTAGTCGTGGATGCCACCACCATAAAAGAGGGTCGCGTCGTCGAGCGCATCGCCCGCCGCGGCCACGATGTCCGGGTCGCCGAACGTGCCGGAGTATTCGATGTAGACGATGTCTTGCCCGAACATCCGCTCGGCGATTTCGGCGTAGGCCGCGACGTCCGTGGCATCGAGGTCGCAGTCTGCTTGGGTGTATTCGGCCACCGAGGAGTCGGGGTTGAGAACGATGTACGCCTCGGTGTGGGTGCGTGCCCAGTCGATGTCGTGGTCCGAGCGAACCCACTCCTTGTGCGCACCGGTCATCCACGCGATGTCGCCGGCGTTGAACACGATGGGCACGAGATAGCCGTCGAGGCTGGCGGCGTGGACCACGGTCCCGGGGTGGCTTGGTTCGATGTACAGCGGGACGTCCTCTTTCGCACAGGCGTCGACGACCGCCTGCATCTTCTCCTCGGTCATCCCGGTCGTCCCGCCGACCTCGATGGCGTCCGTTCCCGTGCGACAGACGTCCTCGTAGCTCTCGCCATCGACGAGTGACTTGTCGGGGTCGATCTTCACGATGTGGTCCCACTCGGTCCACGGCGCACTCATAGGATTGCAGACCCGAGCGCCGCCTAAACGTCTTCCGTAATCGGTCGGTTCCCGTCAGTCGGCCTTCGCTTGCCACGTCCGGACGTTCTCGGCGCTCACACCTTGTACGGCGTCGGCCACCGAATCGGCCTCGCTCTCCCGGAGGTCGTCGAGGCTCTCGATGCCGACCGCCGCCAGTTTCTCGACGGTCTTCTCGCCGACCCCATCGAGATCCACGAGATCGCCGACCGACTGGCGAGCCTGGTACTCGTGGTAGTTGCAGATCGGACAGCCGAGCTCCCAGGGCTCGTCGCCGTTCTGTACTACCAGTTCGGGCAGGTCGTGCTCGTCGCAGAACTCGTCGGTGACCTCGATCTCACCGCGCCGCGGGAGGGGGAGCGAATACTCGCAGTCGGGATAGCGCGTGCAGCCGACGAGCCGCGAGCCGGTCCTGAGGGTTTTGATGGCGAGTTCGCCGTCGTGCTCCGAACCGCATTCGGGACATTCCCCAATAATTCGGTCGGCCTCGGCGTCGGCCTCCTCGGCGGCACAGAGCGGACAGCCATGAACGAACGTGCTCCGGCCGTCGAGCATCTTCACTTTCCGGAGATCGTGTTCGTCGCAGGTCTCGTCGAGGATCAGCGGCTCGCCCGCCGAGGGAAGGGGGAGCGTGAACTCGCAGTCGGGATAGCCGTCACAGCCAACAAAAGAAGACCCGTGACGGCTCTTTCGCACGAGCAGGTCCGCGCCGCAGTCGGGACACGGTCCGAGGGTTTTGTCGGCCTTGAGTGATTTGCGGAGATGTTCGCCGACCGCCTCGCGTGAGTCGTGGAGCGCGTCGAACACAGTCGAGAGCATCTCCCGCGATTCCTGGGTAACGTCCTCCAGGCCTGTCTCGCCGTCGGCGATGGCGGCCATGTCGGTTTCGAGCTGGCTCGTCATCTCCTCGCTCACCACGCGGTCGGCGTACTGCTCGGCCGCCTCGACGACCGCTTCGGCGAGCTTCGTGGGGCGGGGCGGGTCGCTCTCGATGTAGCCCCGGTCGTAGAGCTTTTCGATGGTGTTGTGTCGAGTGGCTTTCGTGCCGATGCCCATCTGCTCCATGCGCTCGATGAGTCTGGATTGGCCGCGCCGGCGCGGTGGCTGGGTCTCCTTCTCCTCCGAACGCACGTCCTGGATGGGCAACTCCTCACCTTCTTCGAGCTCCGGCACGTGGTTCTCGGAGGTGTTGAAATACGGATAGACGGCGTGATAGCCCGGTTCGACGAGTCGCTTGCCGTTGGCCTTCAGGTGGTGCTCGCCGACGGTGGCCGTTACCTTGAGATGCTCCCACTCGGCGGGGTCGGCGACGGTGGCGAAGAAGCGCCTGACGACCAGTTCGTAGATCTCGCGTTCGTCGTCGCCGAGTTCGGAC
This region of Halococcus sediminicola genomic DNA includes:
- a CDS encoding ABC transporter ATP-binding protein; its protein translation is MNDSNDDIEADGGAQRTETTQRSAADVQQPTTGTGSATGAVDIDDLTKIYDPDGDSVVAVEEMSLDIGAGEFVTVLGPSGCGKSTVMECVAGYLQPTEGEVRVDGERVTEPDPSRGVVFQSNRLFPWKTIAENVRFGPEMRNAVDDERVASLIDEMGLDGFENSYPHELSGGMQQRAELARLLANDPDIMLMDEPFSGLDAMTKELMQENLLDVWGDEDRTVLFITHDVEEAIFLADRVVVMSARPGQVKEVLDVDLERPRTLDMVTTDEFTRVKRRALDLIHAEAERALEQAEAQ
- a CDS encoding ABC transporter permease — encoded protein: MSTRTVAERFEDGLVGLDRIPRRVRQAASMVGFLLVWWALVNFGVLGFEFLSGPVETLALFATYLAGEPIASGGTIYLHAAYSTFRVAVGVGVATALAIPLGLAIGTSQRFREFTFPALELFRPIPPVAWVPISILLLPSVTILSIQLSFAVVFVVFIGAFFPILVNTIEGVNTVETEYVRAAKSLGAEGRQVFREVIFPATLPSILTGVSLGIGLGWITVVAAEIIAGNFGLGYSIYQAYRLLATDDVLVGMIAIGILGYASSALVTRLGNRATAWNRRETN
- a CDS encoding ABC transporter substrate-binding protein, with translation MNEQHYRRPAEASTASSRRRFLQGAAIGTTGLLAGCLGSAASAGRELTIGYQPYYAEAWSALVIKNGGLAEKHLPKGYSVKQWDSALQGSIVGTRLIAGKNQVGYTGDMPTITAIANDKTPVSAVATAGFSEGQQCNLAVVPKNSPITKAAGMGGKDVAVTTGSCTHRFYLNVVEQTGVSPRLVDNGIGNILAEIRQGSLPVGFGWEPNMARAVFQEDEARYLVTGAEFDTVDAAGIIMPDSLIENDRAAAVGWLKAELEAKRIMATQPERTLDLVAQEGDLSTYDRATLRASLYRTLKLGNGVNRLELVTDFTTVKQANQLLKRTGPQFLKEQGAIGAIPSKDRYKAALTKQAADELGVETGPKRFGGGNASNASARVGGWG
- a CDS encoding phosphopantothenate/pantothenate synthetase, which produces MTTEVPDEHPRSDSLRTRHRIEAGVDAGLTHKQGLIAEGRGEAFDYLLGERTIPSAERAERAAAAHLLRAEQPVISVNGNAAALVPDGIVALADATGATIEVNLFNRTDERVAAIADHLRAHGATEVEGEHADARIPGLASERAKVAADGIHAADVVLVPLEDGDRAEALDEMGKVEVVVDLNPLSRSPQVAAVPVVDNLVRAIPNIAAHARALADRSAADRERAIDEFDREEALEAAEQTIRTGELD
- a CDS encoding pantoate kinase, whose product is MAAPTHRRSGDTQPRAFVPGHVTGLFSVHPAENPRKAGSRGAGIALSDGVTVDLAAAPETTVVLDGETVAMDAVARTLDELGVHAAVEIESELPVSAGFGVSGGAALGAALAANQAFGLGRTENELVTTAHAAEVAAGTGLGDVVAQARGGVPLRREPGASGHGTLDGITAPPTRIEYVSFGGRSTGEIIGGDVDELTRAGERALTDLLDEPTLPRLFACSRAFAEGADLLTPPVERAIDAVLDVDGEAAMAMLGETVVALGDGLTDAGYDPAVCDIDRAGARLV
- a CDS encoding formate/nitrite transporter family protein encodes the protein MSDDTPDEAVIRESTGHAESGAPTAGWATGDRFSSEEVFQRIVASADEEVSTGTRELLFSGLAAGFAIVLTFLAHAVVSAAFPNNALVGSLLYPIGFMYIILGRYQLYTENTLPPVALLLTRLASLPLVARVWTVVLVGNVLGAALGAFVLANTHVLSPAAMAAGVEFTKSGLDTAWWDVFYKALFAGWLVAGVVWLDHAVRDSVTRLLLIYVVFYTISVTELYHVVTSAADALFYVFVGEGALLAVAYEFWLPVLLGNTIGGVVLVALVNYGQAERQRFPEIRELSTREWLFSWRGGRERAPIDVEDTGSEGS
- a CDS encoding inorganic phosphate transporter; this encodes MAALGTVVILAVAVFASLFMAWTIGAGSSGSTPFAPAVGARAISVMRAGFLVGILGLLGAILQGANVADAVGTGLVGGLTLSPTAATVLLLLAAGLVAVGIFTGYPIATAFTVTGAVVGVGLGLGGSPVWAKYTEIGTLWVLTPFVGGGIAYVTARVLRHEAVPERYTIPVLGALVGLIVANIPFTLLGSGSGASIAVATTAGLPVSPTIGQIVVSLAIALLVAGALVWDLGSGVEGAEQHFLLALGALVAFSAGGSQVGLAVGPLLAAVNGTSLPITISLFALLAFGGFGLLAGSWMGAPRMIKAIAQDYSSLGPRRSIAALIPSFAIAQVAVVFGIPVSFNEIIVSAVVGSGFAAGGAGVSKRKMLNTVLAWIGSLALALGAGYAVITVVELL
- the aspS gene encoding aspartate--tRNA(Asn) ligase; amino-acid sequence: MNDRTTTARAEPGEEVRVAGWAHEIRDLGGIAFLIVRDRTGKIQVKFEKDAMDDDLVETGTEVPRESVVSVTGAVEEEERAPTGVEIVPDTVEVLAPADPELPLDPSGKVDAELPTRLDNRTLDLRREEAKAVFEIRAEVLRSAREAFRGLDCTEITTPKIVATGTEGGTELFPITYFGREAFMNQSPQLFKQLMVGSGLERVFEVGPIFRAEEHNTPRHLNEATSIDFESAFIDHEEAMDACEQVVKAAYEGVAANCAEALETLGYEDFDVPEESFPRLTYEEAIERINATGELDTQLVWGDDLPTEGEKALGNDVGGHYFVTDWPSEIKPFYIKDYDDDAELSTGFDLMAPDMELVSGGQREHRYDHLVEGFEAQGLDPEAFEYYTKMFRYGMPPHAGWAIGGERLVMTMLDLPNIREAVLFPRDRQRLSP
- a CDS encoding amphi-Trp domain-containing protein, which produces MPEEVLFETERSMDRADVAAYLRTVADRLDAGEEIALEAGDQRVTLAPPARPTFEVKAERETNGSTEMSVEFELEWDEGADGGGDGPLTID
- a CDS encoding phosphoglycerol geranylgeranyltransferase — translated: MSAPWTEWDHIVKIDPDKSLVDGESYEDVCRTGTDAIEVGGTTGMTEEKMQAVVDACAKEDVPLYIEPSHPGTVVHAASLDGYLVPIVFNAGDIAWMTGAHKEWVRSDHDIDWARTHTEAYIVLNPDSSVAEYTQADCDLDATDVAAYAEIAERMFGQDIVYIEYSGTFGDPDIVAAAGDALDDATLFYGGGIHDYDSAREMGAHADTIVVGDLVHDVGVDAVRETVRGATDAP
- a CDS encoding DNA topoisomerase I, with the protein product MELLITEKETAASNIAAILSEGSADVERRNGVNVYKWGGRRCVGLSGHVVENDFPPEYANWRDVEPVELLDADVVVEPHESRENIVRTLRLLARDADGVIIATDYDREGELIGKEAADIVREVSDAPIKRARFSSFAEREVREAFNNLDDLDYDLAAAGEARQEIDLVWGAALTRFLSLTAKQRGNDFISVGRVQSPTLKLIVDRERKIQKFDPETYWELFCDLLKDETAFEVQYFDREEGRGTDRLWDESVAERVYDALGAASAATVQDVSRRTRTDDPPHPFNTTQYIRAASSLGYSAQRAMSLAEELYTAGYVTYPRTDNTVYPDDLDIEELLKELTSHREFGDDAEALLDIEEIVPTEGDEETTDHPPIHPTGELPSASELGDDEREIYELVVRRFFATVADPAEWEHLKVTATVGEHHLKANGKRLVEPGYHAVYPYFNTSENHVPELEEGEELPIQDVRSEEKETQPPRRRGQSRLIERMEQMGIGTKATRHNTIEKLYDRGYIESDPPRPTKLAEAVVEAAEQYADRVVSEEMTSQLETDMAAIADGETGLEDVTQESREMLSTVFDALHDSREAVGEHLRKSLKADKTLGPCPDCGADLLVRKSRHGSSFVGCDGYPDCEFTLPLPSAGEPLILDETCDEHDLRKVKMLDGRSTFVHGCPLCAAEEADAEADRIIGECPECGSEHDGELAIKTLRTGSRLVGCTRYPDCEYSLPLPRRGEIEVTDEFCDEHDLPELVVQNGDEPWELGCPICNYHEYQARQSVGDLVDLDGVGEKTVEKLAAVGIESLDDLRESEADSVADAVQGVSAENVRTWQAKAD